A genomic segment from Sparus aurata chromosome 20, fSpaAur1.1, whole genome shotgun sequence encodes:
- the prdm9 gene encoding histone-lysine N-methyltransferase PRDM9, whose translation MSARSNGVEWGETVEEVVIIEERLTPENNSPEVVPAVEPAETPIQRLLGTVGHGDNSEGDNGFYCEECLTLFQDQSDPANINGPSFILDFPTSTGVPQRALLTLPYGLMIGRSSIPSAGVGVVNHGQTVSPGMHFGPYEGEVTTRENAMASDYSWEICKGKDEYEYIDAARDSVSNWMRYVSYARNKDEANLLAVEYKGSILFHCCRTIQPGDELMVWPSSKLLDHFSEAWAQQWLMKLNAAESNANATHQIFLCSHCPLSFTTEAFLQRHTDCIHLQPQGDCTTPAEAAEPDNPASTADSGDAAASLLVLSVDPAESNTCGDCGKIFKQLPHLRRHKLCVHSNKRPYCCTQCRRSFSQASGLIRHQLVHRKQAAIKVTDVSNQSAEQSVTPTSEPAATEETNEKTDQMNVSETPEGAMDVTEAENTFAGETGTSQSNCSECGKGFTNDGYLKKHKLTVHGGLRPYVCTVCLKCFGQYCDLTRHLRSHQKRRKTGERIKPAGEPAATMPFSCAECLLTFPSVEDLQQHISEHHSEEIVVEIQDEDQRRDPDFVPQSSVDEFQKRPSQRPQRAGARSKVSAITKLIAPKRRAAISKKPLSGSPQAERSSAEPEAPAAQNGKLTKFRWFSCNRCKRTYANPEELKAHKCPLRQHKCGQCGATFIKSGFLHRHEQTVHSNAKSYSCGRCGKAFSTSGKLKQHQKSNTCMKYHCTSELFPCSFCQFSFTMKSYLIKHIKRHHPVEYLSHCSSDSHVDPTEEEKEKECVCPHCGKNFESSKALKSHSCLQQVQVLYLCTDCGKGFTNHYGLKQHQRIHTGEKPYICPHCSKSFCYTGQLNVHLRTHTGEKPYLCTHCGESFRQSGDLKRHERKHTGVRPYSCPECCKSFSRPQSLKAHQMLHLGQRMFKCTQCGKSFSRNYHLRRHHQKMHL comes from the exons ACTGTGAGGAGTGTCTGACGCTCTTCCAGGACCAGAGCGATCCTGCAAACATCAACGGCCCGTCGTTCATTCTTGACTTTCCAACCAGCACGGGCGTCCCCCAGAGGGCCCTCCTCACTCTTCCCTACGGCCTGATGATAGGCAGATCCAGTATTCCCAGTGCAGGCGTTGGGGTCGTAAATCATGGACAGACGGTGTCGCCGGGAATGCATTTTGGACCGTATGAGGGTGAAGTGACGACAAGGGAAAATGCCATGGCGAGTGACTACTCCTGGGAG ATTTGCAAAGGAAAAGATGAGTACGAGTACATCGATGCTGCCAGAGACTCAGTCTCAAACTGGATGAG GTACGTCAGTTATGCTCGTAACAAGGACGAGGCCAATCTGCTGGCAGTCGAGTACAAAGGCAGCATCCTGTTTCACTGCTGTCGCACCATCCAGCCTGGAGATGAGCTCATGGTTTGGCCGAGCAGCAAACTTCTCGACCATTTCAGTGAAGCTTGGGCCCAGCAGTGGTTGATGAAGTTGAACGCAGCAG AGAGTAATGCGAATGCAACACATCAGATCTTCCTGTGCTCCCACTGTCCGCTGTCCTTCACTACAGAGGCTTTCCTCCAGCGACACACTGACTGCATCCATCTCCAGCCTCAAGGTGACTGCACAACACCTGCTGAGGCAGCTGAACCCGATAATCCAGCTTCCACAGCCGACTCGGGTGACGCTGCAGCATCCCTGCTGGTGTTATCTGTGGACCCTGCAGAGTCCAATACGTGTGGTGATTGCGGGAAGATTTTCAAGCAGCTACCTCACCTCAGGAGGCACAAGCTCTGTGTCCACTCAAACAAACGGCCGTACTGCTGCACGCAGTGCAGGAGGAGTTTCAGCCAGGCGTCCGGTTTAATCCGACACCAGCTAGTTCACAGGAAGCAGGCTGCGATCAAAGTGACAGACGTTTCTAATCAGAGTGCAGAGCAGAGTGTGACACCGACGTCAGAACCAGCTGCAACTgaggaaacaaatgaaaaaacagacCAAATGAATGTAAGTGAGACTCCAGAAGGAGCTATGGATGTAACTGAAGCTGAGAACACTTTTGCAGGAGAGACAGGAACATCACAGTCCAACTGCTCAGAGTGTGGCAAAGGTTTCACCAATGACGGGTACCTCAAAAAGCACAAGTTGACCGTCCATGGAGGGTTACGCCCGTACGTCTGCACCGTGTGTCTGAAGTGTTTTGGCCAGTACTGCGACCTGACCAGGCACCTGCGGAGTCACCAGAAGAGACGcaaaacaggagaaagaatCAAACCGGCTGGAGAGCCAGCTGCCACCATGCCCTTTAGCTGTGCTGAGTGTTTGTTGACGTTTCCCTCAGTGGAGGACCTTCAGCAGCACATCAGTGAGCATCACTCAGAGGAGATCGTGGTGGAAATTCAAGACGAGGATCAAAGACGAGATCCAGATTTCGTTCCACAATCCTCAGTGGATGAATTTCAGAAACGTCCTTCCCAGAGGCCTCAGCGAGCCGGAGCAAGATCTAAAGTTTCTGCCATAACCAAGCTCATCGCTCCAAAACGAAGGGCGGCCATCTCCAAGAAGCCACTAAGCGGCTCTCCTCAGGCTGAGAGGAGCTCCGCTGAGCCAGAGGCACCTGCTGCTCAAAACGGGAAGCTGACAAAATTCAGGTGGTTCAGCTGCAACCGCTGCAAACGAACGTACGCAAACCCAGAAGAGCTCAAAGCACACAAGTGTCCTCTGAGGCAGCACAAGTGCGGTCAGTGCGGGGCGACCTTTATTAAGTCGGGCTTCCTTCACAGACACGAGCAGACGGTGCACTCAAATGCAAAGTCTTACAGCTGCGGCCGCTGCGGTAAAGCCTTCAGCACATCAGGCAAGCTTAAACAGCATCAGAAGAGCAACACGTGTATGAAGTACCACTGCACGTCGGAGCTGTTCCCCTGCTCCTTCTGTCAGTTCTCCTTCACCATGAAGAGCTACCTGATTAAACACATCAAGAGGCACCACCCTGTGGAGTACCTGTCACACTGCAGCTCAGACAGCCACGTGGATCCAacggaggaagagaaggagaaagaatgTGTATGCCCTCACTGCGGGAAGAACTTTGAGAGCAGCAAAGCCTTAAAATCTCACTCGTGCCTCCAGCAGGTGCAGGTGCTCTACTTGTGCACGGACTGCGGGAAGGGCTTCACCAACCACTACGGCCTCAAGCAGCATCAGCGCATCCACACGGGCGAGAAGCCGTACATCTGCCCTCACTGCAGCAAGAGCTTCTGCTACACCGGCCAGCTCAACGTGCACCTCAGGACTCACACCGGGGAGAAGCCGTACCTGTGCACCCACTGCGGGGAGAGCTTCCGGCAGTCGGGAGACCTGAAGCGACACGAGAGGAAGCACACGGGTGTGAGGCCCTACAGCTGCCCCGAGTGCTGCAAGAGCTTCAGCCGGCCGCAGAGTCTCAAAGCTCACCAGATGCTCCACCTGGGACAGAGAATGTTTAAATGCACCCAGTGCGGGAAGAGCTTCTCCAGAAACTATCATCTCAGGAGACACCACCAGAAGATGCACTTGTAG